Proteins encoded together in one Onychomys torridus chromosome 1, mOncTor1.1, whole genome shotgun sequence window:
- the Emx2 gene encoding homeobox protein EMX2 isoform X1, which produces MFQPAPKRCFTIESLVAKDSPLPASRSEDPIRPAALSYANSSPINPFLNGFHSAAAAAAAGRGVYSNPDLVFAEAVSHPPNPAVPVHPVPPPHALAAHPLPSSHSPHPLFASQQRDPSTFYPWLIHRYRYLGHRFQGNDTSPESFLLHNALARKPKRIRTAFSPSQLLRLEHAFEKNHYVVGAERKQLAHSLSLTETQVKVWFQNRRTKFKRQKLEEEGSDSQQKKKGTHHINRWRIATKQASPEEIDVTSDD; this is translated from the exons ATGTTTCAGCCGGCGCCCAAGCGCTGCTTCACCATCGAGTCGCTGGTGGCCAAGGACAGTCCCCTGCCTGCCTCGCGCTCTGAAGATCCCATCCGTCCCGCGGCGCTCAGCTACGCCAACTCCAGCCCAATAAATCCGTTCCTCAACGGCTTCCAttcggccgccgccgccgccgccgctggcaGGGGCGTCTACTCCAACCCGGACTTGGTGTTCGCCGAGGCGGTCTCGCACCCACCCAACCCCGCCGTGCCGGTGCACCCGGTGCCGCCGCCGCACGCCCTGGCCGCCCACCCCTTGCCCTCCTCGCACTCGCCACACCCCCTCTTCGCCTCGCAGCAGCGGGACCCATCCACCTTCTATCCCTGGCTCATCCACCGCTACCGATATCTGGGTCATCGCTTCCAAG GGAACGACACAAGTCCCGAGAGTTTCCTTTTGCACAACGCTCTGGCCCGAAAGCCGAAGCGGATCCGAACCGCCTTCTCGCCGTCCCAGCTTTTAAGGCTGGAGCACGCTTTTGAGAAGAATCATTACGTGGTGGGAGCGGAAAGAAAGCAGCTGGCGCACAGCCTCAGCCTTACGGAAACTCAG GTAAAAGTATGGTTTCAGAACCGGAGGACGAAATTCAAAAGGCAGAAGCTAGAGGAAGAAGGCTcagattctcaacagaagaaaaaagggaCACACCACATTAATCGGTGGAGAATTGCCACTAAGCAGGCGAGTCCGGAGGAAATAGATGTGACCTCAGATGATTAA
- the Emx2 gene encoding homeobox protein EMX2 isoform X2 produces MFQPAPKRCFTIESLVAKDSPLPASRSEDPIRPAALSYANSSPINPFLNGFHSAAAAAAAGRGVYSNPDLVFAEAVSHPPNPAVPVHPVPPPHALAAHPLPSSHSPHPLFASQQRDPSTFYPWLIHRYRYLGHRFQGKSMVSEPEDEIQKAEARGRRLRFSTEEKRDTPH; encoded by the exons ATGTTTCAGCCGGCGCCCAAGCGCTGCTTCACCATCGAGTCGCTGGTGGCCAAGGACAGTCCCCTGCCTGCCTCGCGCTCTGAAGATCCCATCCGTCCCGCGGCGCTCAGCTACGCCAACTCCAGCCCAATAAATCCGTTCCTCAACGGCTTCCAttcggccgccgccgccgccgccgctggcaGGGGCGTCTACTCCAACCCGGACTTGGTGTTCGCCGAGGCGGTCTCGCACCCACCCAACCCCGCCGTGCCGGTGCACCCGGTGCCGCCGCCGCACGCCCTGGCCGCCCACCCCTTGCCCTCCTCGCACTCGCCACACCCCCTCTTCGCCTCGCAGCAGCGGGACCCATCCACCTTCTATCCCTGGCTCATCCACCGCTACCGATATCTGGGTCATCGCTTCCAAG GTAAAAGTATGGTTTCAGAACCGGAGGACGAAATTCAAAAGGCAGAAGCTAGAGGAAGAAGGCTcagattctcaacagaagaaaaaagggaCACACCACATTAA